Part of the Wolbachia endosymbiont of Ctenocephalides felis wCfeJ genome, CCTGCTTGACCAGATAACCCTCCACCTTTTACAGTCGCGAATATATCATACTTATCTAGCATGGATGTTACAATAAATGGCATTTTTACTGTTTGGCATACTGACTCTCTCTTAAAATAAGAGAGTAGCTCGTCTTTCTGATTAACGCTAAATTTTCCACTTCCCGGTTTTATCCATACTCTTGCTACGGATTCCTTTCTTCGTCCTGTAGCATATAAGCGACCTAGTGAATCAATTATCGGCTTAACTACTTTCTCCGATTGATCTATTATATAACCTTCCATCTTCACTCCATTATTTTTTATTTTTACGATTCAAAGAAGAAAAATTTATCTTTTCAGGTTGCTGTCCCTGATGCTTATGCTCTGGACCAGAATAGACATATAAATTTCCAAAACGTTTGCGTGCCATAGGGCCATCATCAAGCATCCTTTTTACTGCCATTTCTATTACACGCTCAGGAAATTTGCCATTCAGAATATTGTCTGGAGTAGTTTTTTTTAAACCACCAGGGTAGCCTGTATGCTTATAATAAATTTTCTCTTTAAGTTTCTTTCCAGTAAAACACACCTTCT contains:
- the rpsI gene encoding 30S ribosomal protein S9 codes for the protein MEGYIIDQSEKVVKPIIDSLGRLYATGRRKESVARVWIKPGSGKFSVNQKDELLSYFKRESVCQTVKMPFIVTSMLDKYDIFATVKGGGLSGQAGALAHGISRALSKISQDLHSILRKKGFLTRDSRVVERKKYGQHKARKKCQFSKR
- the rplM gene encoding 50S ribosomal protein L13, producing the protein MKTFFLKEKQINKKWFVIDAEGLVVGRLAAFVATLLRGKHKPEYTPHMDCGDNVIIINAEKVCFTGKKLKEKIYYKHTGYPGGLKKTTPDNILNGKFPERVIEMAVKRMLDDGPMARKRFGNLYVYSGPEHKHQGQQPEKINFSSLNRKNKK